Part of the bacterium genome, CGGCCATGAAAAGTACCAATACGTAAAGAACCGGAAGATACCATTTTTAGACAAGGATGTCTTATTTGAGGAAGCTGAAAAGGCTGGCTTATGGATCCAAAAATAAAAAGCTGTTTACAAATGTCTGAGTTTCTCAGAATCGAACATCATCCACGCTTGTAAATAGCCTTTTATTATCGTAGACGCAAGTTTACGCCATCGCGCCGACTTTTTTGGCCAGTGCTGATTTCTTGTTCGCGCAGTTGTTTTTGTGAAGAATTCCTTTAACGACCATTTTATCAAGCAAACTCGTGGTCTTCTTTAATAATTCCTGAGCTTCTTTTTTTCCGGCCGCTGACAAAACTGATTTCACAGAATCACGCATTAATTTCTTATAATGGCGATTTTTGTCGTTATCTCTTTCATTCCTTCTTACGCGCTCTTCTGCCGACTTGTGATTAGGCATCTTTGACTATCCTTTTGTTTATAAGTTTATTATCATTAATACATTATATTTTATCATTGCACCTTATAAAGTGGTCGCCAATATATAAAACTAAACCTGAATTGTCAAATTAAAATTTTATTTTGACTGATATTATTATAACGTTTATATTATCCCTGTTCAATTAAACCTACCCTACTGATCATACATTATTGCCCATGAAGCTCATTTATTTCTTGCTAATCCCAAGTTGTTTATCAACCGCATTTTCACAGGATAAATCTTTGAGTGAAAAAATGCTTTTCGATACGGGTCTGACGGCTTATCGTTCCAAGCTCTATCCCACATCTATAAAAACGTTTGAATCAATGATCGCCAATTTCCCGGAGGGTGATCTTTATACTGCCGGACTCTTGATGTTATCGAAATCCTATGAAAAAATGCGCTACTTCAAGAAATCAATAACTGTGGCCGACGAGCTCATTACAGCATATCCGGGCAGTAAGTACATAGATGACGCATTGTACACAAGGGCGCAGAGTTATTATGGAAATGACGATTATACTTCCGCCATTAGGGATTTGTCCCTACTCAAAACAACATCCATAGAAAAGCATTTGCAATCAAGATCCGATTCCTTAATCAGAAGAATAATCCAAAATAATTTGT contains:
- the rpsT gene encoding 30S ribosomal protein S20, with the translated sequence MPNHKSAEERVRRNERDNDKNRHYKKLMRDSVKSVLSAAGKKEAQELLKKTTSLLDKMVVKGILHKNNCANKKSALAKKVGAMA